ACGCACAAGGCGCTGGACGTGGCCGGCAGGATCGCCAagcgcagcaggcagcagcgcaTCGCTCCGGCGCACCTGCACATGGCCGCGCAGAGGAGCTCGCAGCTCCACAAGCTCCTGCAGGCGGACGTGCTCGGGGGCCGCGGCGGCGCCGCCGCCAAGAGACGGCCTGCGGCCTCCAGAAAGAAGGCGGCCAGCACGAAGAGGAgatgccctgggcacagagctgcgcCTGCCCGTGCCAGAGCTGCGGCCAAGTGAGGAGAgacccaggctggcagggcaagCGCTGCCTCGTGGGCAAGGCTGCTGCCAAGTCCAGCACCGTGGGCTAGGGGAACAATAAAAAAGATGCTGCAACTCCACGTGGGGCATTGGCGTCTTGTTTGTGCCATCTCTTGGCACAGTGTCTCCTGGCTCCAGAGCCAGCTCG
The window above is part of the Pogoniulus pusillus isolate bPogPus1 chromosome 5, bPogPus1.pri, whole genome shotgun sequence genome. Proteins encoded here:
- the LOC135175628 gene encoding histone H2A-beta, sperm-like, which gives rise to MSSMLAAEEVVTVPVEDREPELADAGSPPESSEARGKRSRSSRSSRAGLLFPVSRVAGQLRRGRFAGRLAARAPVYLAAVLQCVTHKALDVAGRIAKRSRQQRIAPAHLHMAAQRSSQLHKLLQADVLGGRGGAAAKRRPAASRKKAASTKRRCPGHRAAPARARAAAK